One part of the Vitis riparia cultivar Riparia Gloire de Montpellier isolate 1030 chromosome 6, EGFV_Vit.rip_1.0, whole genome shotgun sequence genome encodes these proteins:
- the LOC117916446 gene encoding peroxidase 4-like, whose product MASSSFSIVVVALGVLALFAGSSSAQLSTNFYSKTCPKVFDTVKSGVQSAVSKERRMGASLLRLFFHDCFVNGCDASLLLDDTSSFTGEQTAVPNKNSIRGLNVIDNIKSQVESVCPGVVSCADIIAIAARDSVVILGGPDWDVKLGRRDSKTASLSGANNNIPPPTSSLSNLISKFQAQGLSTRDMVALSGAHTIGQARCTSFRARIYNDTNIDSSFAKTRQASCPSASGSGDNNLAPLDLQTPTTFDNYYYKNLINQKGLLHSDQVLYNGGSTDSTVKTYVNNPKTFTSDFVAGMIKMGDITPLTGSEGEIRKSCGKVN is encoded by the exons ATGGCTTCCTCTTCTTTCTCCATTGTTGTTGTGGCATTGGGTGTCCTCGCGCTCTTTGCGGGGAGCTCTTCTGCTCAACTCTCGACCAACTTTTACTCTAAAACTTGTCCTAAGGTCTTTGATACTGTGAAGTCTGGAGTTCAATCGGCGGTTTCGAAAGAACGCCGCATGGGCGCTTCTCTCCTTCGTCTCTTCTTCCATGATTGCTTTGTCAAT GGCTGCGATGCATCACTCCTCCTCGACGACACCTCTTCCTTCACCGGCGAGCAGACCGCCGTCCCCAATAAGAACTCCATCAGAGGCCTAAATGTGATCGATAACATAAAGTCGCAGGTGGAGAGCGTGTGCCCTGGTGTAGTCTCCTGTGCCGATATCATAGCCATTGCTGCTCGCGACTCGGTCGTGATT CTTGGAGGGCCCGACTGGGATGTCAAGCTTGGAAGGAGAGATTCCAAAACAGCTAGCCTCTCTGGTGCCAACAACAACATCCCCCCTCCCACTTCTAGCCTCAGCAACCTCATCTCTAAGTTCCAAGCTCAGGGCCTCTCAACCCGAGACATGGTGGCTTTATCTg GAGCACATACAATAGGCCAAGCGAGATGCACCTCCTTCAGGGCCAGGATATACAACGACACCAACATCGATAGCTCCTTCGCTAAGACAAGGCAAGCGAGCTGCCCGAGTGCTTCTGGTTCAGGAGACAACAACCTGGCACCTCTAGATCTTCAGACCCCTACCACCTTTGACAACTACTACTACAAGAACCTGATCAACCAAAAGGGTCTTCTTCACTCTGATCAAGTTCTCTACAATGGAGGTTCCACTGACTCCACAGTTAAAACCTACGTCAACAACCCAAAGACCTTCACTTCTGACTTTGTTGCCGGAATGATCAAGATGGGTGATATCACTCCACTCACTGGGTCTGAAGGGGAGATCAGGAAGAGCTGTGGGAAGGTGAATTAA